A single Salminus brasiliensis chromosome 20, fSalBra1.hap2, whole genome shotgun sequence DNA region contains:
- the tcima gene encoding transcriptional and immune response regulator a, whose product MSSYSSSESRRVTPRVHGSGFDTARRKRASPHIFEHVREDALARLFRKAGDAKAEERARSVFAAAASHEPGETARALMALRQRKKDKLLRIAGAVRRFLGVR is encoded by the coding sequence ATGTCTTCATACTCCAGCTCCGAAAGTCGCCGCGTGACCCCGCGGGTGCACGGCAGCGGCTTCGACACGGCGAGGAGAAAGCGCGCGTCCCCGCACATCTTCGAGCACGTGCGCGAGGACGCGCTCGCGCGCCTCTTCCGCAAGGCGGGCGACGCCAAGGCCGAGGAGCGCGCGCGGAGCGTGTTCGCCGCGGCCGCGTCGCACGAGCCCGGGGAGACTGCGCGCGCGCTCATGGCGCTCCGGCAACGCAAGAAGGACAAGCTGCTGCGGATCGCCGGCGCCGTGCGCCGCTTCCTCGGCGTGCGCTGA